The Maniola jurtina chromosome 21, ilManJurt1.1, whole genome shotgun sequence genome contains the following window.
AAACAACGGTAGCAAAACGCTTTggtattacaagttacaacattgGTTTCACTCCACAGTTTATAATTTTGACATTTATCTTGTAACCGCACAGAAACACTACCACAGGCTGGTAACTCCCAAACTGTTCATGGTTCCGTCACTGGCATTCACTTTTTTGCAGTAAAGTGGCGTGAGATTCAATGGGTGAACCTCTCGCGGACCGTGAAAACAGGACCAGCTGCTTCTCAGCGTCTAAACTCCATTCCCAGTTGTTTCCTCCAAACGCTCAAGGCTCCTCATCTTCTGACAGAGACGGTAGAGCAAGTTGTCGGCGCATCTTCTCCCTTCGCTGCGGAGAAACGGATTTCTGTCTCCTCAGCAGTCCTTCAGTGTGCAGGATGTAGGATCTCTCCGTTTCCGTTTCAAACGTCTCGGAATCATCTTCGACGAGGGCTGGTAAAGCGCTCAACTTCTGTCGCCTTTCCGCCGCACAATCGACTTGTCTTCCGCGGCACTTCTGAAGCGCGGGGTAAACGTCCACGCACAGCGCGGAGTGTGATAGTTTCACGACCATGATTGATAAGGTTTTTTCAAAGTTAGGATTACGTGTGCTCTCAACGATTGCTGAATGCAGAGTGCGGCCTGCGGGTTGGAGGTGTGCGCTACGCATTTATAGCCTCAGGGGAGGACTGCGCGTGTGTGAGTTTTGGCGTCACGGACTGTATCCACTATCCACGGAGTTGCCGCGGTCTGCGATTGTTCACGGTAAACAACAATGTTATCGTGGAACCGTTTTGATGTCACAATTAAGATCGTGTACGTTGTAGATACGCAGGTGGGCGAGTAAACTGGAACTGAAACAATGGTAAGGTATTAGGCACAACAAACAGACGTGGAAATTCGTGACGTCCAACGCTAATTTCTTTTTCACGATTTCGATTTCACAATATTGTACTTATAGTTATTGATGTTTTGTGACCCTCCGCCATAAAGCCTTAAGTATCTGCTTCCTTGAAGGCTGTACCAGATATTTGCCTTACCGGGGATACAATATATTGCCAAGGTTTACtacttattaaccgacttcgaaaaaaggaggaggttctcaattcgtcggaatcttttttttttgtatccatTTACAAGATATTGTTAGATGCGGTTTCGACTGTTTTTAAGGAAaattataaagtttaaaatgtatttcCACTGCTAATAGATATTAGATGCTATTGATAATAACTGGTACAGCCGGGGTCTCTAAGGCACTAACACCAAAGGAAAGATAAACAGAAAAATACAGACACTAAACGGCAAGTCCAGGTTGATATCATAATCAATGTAGAAAACCTAGACAGAATATTACGTAAAACTTTTTTTAGGAcctcgtctgtgttggtgttagctggcgggcgtgctctgcctttttggagtgttttttttttgttaaaactgactggaaagcgctctaagggggtgccgtgcgtatgtcgacgagcgccggcacagacggggtccatacttgtatagtttaactaacttgttacaaataacctgtgcaaataactacaaacttgacattggctaatctttgtaaagctagacgagagagaaaaaaaaactttttttaactaaattgaGTTAAATTATGGTAATTACATTAATAAcgaacaacaaataattaattaatgaagttacaaatacataatattatgtaattatttacataCTAATGCAATCATGTAACTAATGCTCTATTTTTCTAGACCCAGCAGGGATTGGAGCCTTACTTTGATATGCCATTTCAGCAggttatacctatctatttaatTGAGATTTCAGCTTTCACACCATGCGATTCTCGGCCGTCCGCTGCCACTacgaataaagttttttttttggattgagTAGGTATGCTGCGTAGGCCGCTACAGCGTCACCGGGTGGTGGTGAGCACGAAGCTTTGCCTGGGGGTGAGCCCTAGAGCTCGAGGGGCAACGTCCTCTTAAGCCCTAAGGGCGTCTCCTGTGAGGCTCGGACCACGGCTTAGTATGACGTTGGGACAAGGGTTAGTTGAAGCGAGCACCCCCGAGGCGGTGGCGTGAATCCACGTCCGGGTGACGTTAGAAATCGGGGACCTcgtcttcgccggcgaagacgCTGTGACAAGGTTGAGTTTGTGTATTGACCTACAAAATAGGTTGCGTTGTCGGTCATGATTTGATCGTCGGGGACGTGCTTAGGGTGTTTTTTATCGCGGGGGAGGGaaaatttatgtaggtacctacctttttgtCCCATTGGAGGTGAAGACTGCTGGGGTGAGGATACGAATGGGCTTTGTGCGCGATATCGGATGTCGTCTAACAGAAAGGGGCTGCGATCCACGTTCTAgggcctacctggtccaaaggttATCTAGTGCTATTCAGCGTGGCTAATGCTGCCAGGGTTGGACTTTTCAGAAAAATCATAATTATCTATCGTATTTACATAAACAACTTATGTATCAGATGCTAGTAAACTACTGATCACAGTATATGAGATAAGACAGGAAGCTTTATTACATTTAAATGCCAATAAGATCTCTGAGATACCTACCATAGCAAAATAAGAAATTATGGAAGAAGTTTAGAAGATTCGTCAGACATAATATAGACACCATAAGCCTGATGAATGCCGACGACAAGGATATTAACCTTTTCCTCCATGCTTGTAAAATTtagattagattattattagaccTCGTCAAATGCCGGAAAATACCATGGGAATTCTCTTATGGCGAAGAGGAAATGGGTGAAATAAATTAATCGTAAGCAAGTGCTTAACTAAGATCATCAATATTTAGATTCCAATGAATGGTGCAACAGGAAAATTCTATTGCGACAACTGTCAACTACTTGCCTTACTAAGTAGTTTTTATTGCAAGGTAGGCTaacgcttgacgacaatcaagCCTTTTGGAAAGCAATGATCCCAGTCTGTTGTGGCTCTGGGAGGTCGCTGTAGAGTAAACTCGCGCCAGAGGTTTAGTGTGACAAGTATGGGCAAGCCTGATCCTCAAagtcatcagcctgtggacgtccactgttggacatagaccttccctaaaGAACGCCACAACACCCAGCGCggtcaaggactttccggctccaatggccatcgcctctacgacagatatggtctgcccactgccacttcagcttgctagtAGTTTGGGCTATATCTTGATTTTCTtccggatctcctcatttcgggtattatccctcagggaaactcctaacatagcccgctgagcaactttgaatttttggacaaggccatttgtcagtgtccacgtttcacgGGCAAGTATTCAATGtcgagtaaataataattaagaaccaaaatcaatatttgacgATCTAAAAGACTTTCAAAGACGATCAAAAATGTTCGTCGTTATATTCAAGAACTCCTAAGAGACGTGGTCTGTGATTACAACGAACAGACATTTCGGACTTTTTAAAAAGAAAGCTAAAATCTgcaataaataatcattttaaaatcgatttaaaaaatgtttttccaaTACCATCGAATGAAAACTTATCATaaggtgtaggtaggtatgttgcaTAATGAGCAGTCGACTTTAAGGTGTCCTGAGTCACGTATGCTAATGTCCCGTGAGGTGATTTGACCTGATAACAGTTTCTGAAGATAGGCACGTATTTAGACAGCCGACTGGAGTCAGGAACGCTAATCTAGAACTTTACTGAAATTAAgcccaaagttcatgatttctatcattgaatacaaacttgaacacataactccgaaaaattagagatgcgtacccgggatcgaacctccgacctcccgaaaggaggcggacgtcttaaccactaggctattaacCGTTTTTTTCTAGactctacctacctagtaatccTATCCGCTCCTATAATCACCTATTATATCTTATTAAAGTAACcatctgtaggtaggtacacagcTGCAGTCTGGATGCGAatcaaaatatacatataagtcAAATCCACACATGCAGAGATAATAACAAAACAACCAATACTATCCACAGTATCGAAAACTCCAGAAAGACCGATCCGCGAGCCGGGCGGTAGGTACTTAGTGGGCAATAAAGAGTGTGAATGATTGAGGGGTGTTTTACTTTCCTCGCCTCGGCCCGATTTGGGTTTGATTGCTtaaacaggactctctccgtcacttactccatacaatcgtagttccaatttcatttgaatattaagcaaccaaagtccatgaaattttgcagacgtattctaaaaactaatatttattcCCTGCggtttttccagatttctgttaaaatatttggtttcaaaattacgcggtcttaaaaattcacatacaaatctttgagctcctgtaattttaaaactacatatttttagaaaaatctaaaacaccacaggcatagatattagtttctagaatacgtctgcaaaatttcatggactttggttgcttaatattcaaatgaaattggaactacgtttgtatggagcgagtgacggagagaccccgcTTAACTGAGAGATTGGTCTGACGTCGTCGGCGGCGGGCGGCCCGTGACCCAATTCGGAAAAGTTTGTTTTCCGAAATGTCAAAGGACATGGCGTGATTTACGTTCAACTAATATTatcagacatttttttttctgtaaactTTTGGAAACTTTTGGCTGGAGCTTTTTTGTATCTATTGAGTAGGTATACCGTTTATGACGAAGCGGCCTTGTGGTCAAGACCTTGGCATTCTTCTTTCCTCTCTGTAAGGAAAGTTCCTTTCCtccaccggagcatcctcaggagattgtAGACCTTaaacaatgcctaattgcaaagtaatatgccataatatttttagagcctcaatagctcaacggttataggagcggactgaaaaccgaaaggtcggaggttcaaaccccatccgttgcactataattgtcgtacccactcctagcacaagcttaacgcttagttggaggggaaaagggaatgttagtcatggttaaaatgactaatattcttttaaaaattagactatttttattctcattctgagaagagacccgtgctctgtagtatGCCGGCGATGGGTTCAGGTTAAATAATACTACTTATTTATACTAGCTTTTTCTCGCGACATCGTGTCTATGTGGATTTAggtgggaattctttaatttacCGGAATAAAAAGCGTCCTATTTtccatccccaggatgcaagctatctcggtgCCAATGTTTGACAATACCTAAAAGTTTAGCGGATAAGCTGTataagataacagacagacaaacagatttACGTATGgattaataattttaagattatttttattaatacagGCTACTTAAACTATTTATTTCGgcattatgtatatttattatttaagttccAACTTCCAACAACAATCAAGTAAAAAAAGCTTTGAAACGGTTTTTTTCATGAATTTCTActtttacttaagtaggtacctgcctacttCATACgaataatctatttccattacatttacttacctacgtacTAACGAAATGATACAATATTCAGTGTAAATTAAACCAGCGAAAAACTAGTAAATTACTTGGAACCTTGAAAGTAGGTATTTCCCAGAGGTGCCGACtattcaattaatttaaaagtgcACTATAAAAACCATATAAAAACACATTGGGCAGGCTTTTATAAAGTAGATAAAGTTACTACTTAAATGATAATGGATGGGtgaattaagtacttactgAGACAGCAAAAAAAAGTAATGTTTTGCAATATACCCAGTTagttaggtactcgtaggtaggtacctaatctagATTCATCTTTTGCAATTAATCTTTACttccttaaggggcatgagacgggtctgctcgcgaaattcaaatttaatttggtttttcgcaatttgtaaactaacacgacaacgtagacttatgaaattttaatggcagtatcatcctcacaggtttatatacaAGTCTTAAACTTGAAAGagtccagtttaaaaaattagttatagtacCTATCGACTAATTtatgagtaactcatgtcaaactcattattttgactaatttcttaaactcaacactttcaagtaaagatttttctgtaatcctgtgaagatgatactgccattgacggaatagaatgccataagcctactttgtcgtattagtttataaattgcgaaaaaccaaattaatttttaatttcgcgggcagacccgtctcttgCACCTTAAGCAAacgaattaatatttttacccATTGTATTTTTAGTAGGGTTCCAATAAGGTAGCGTTTAGGCAAACATGGATgtgaaatgtaaataaaatctacctaccagcctttcatgattctagatcgacgggaagtaccatgataaaggttttattgacagacacgacagacggacagacaacaaagtgatcctatttaagggttccgttattccttttgagtAACAGAAccctatcaatcaatcaatcaatcaatcaatcaatcaatcaatttattgcaaatttgggtatatacattggtcttagcttataataagtacagccaaatttagccttacggcatgcaatattttatacatttaaagtCAAAGTAAGTTACAATTACAatggaatataataaaaataaaataatataatgtctaataagaaaaataaagagaATCGTAACAATTATTATGCTTTATATCTATTAGCGTATTCTTGAATAGTGTAGTACGCCTTGTCTACTAAGTATTCTTGTAAGGTCcgtttaaatttttggtaattattaatatttaaaattgtttcaggCAGCTTGTTGTATAGAATGCATGTCATTACAAATGCACTGTTACTAAAATGTGCAGTGTTTGACACCGGCAAACCCAGTTTATTTTTGTGTCTTttacttactaattttttatacaagtgAAGATTCTTCCTAGCAAACAAAATTGACTCTAATATATACATCGAAGGAAATgtcaatattttatattgtttgaaatatGGCTTACAACTATCAGTTTGTTTTAAATTGAACATTGCTCGTACACATCTTTTTTGGGCTTTAAAAACTGCATCATGACCCGTTGCATTGCCCCAGAACATAAGCCCGTATCTTAAAGTGGACGCTACATAGGCATGATATGCCGTTCTGAGTGTATCTGTGCTTACTACTTTAGAGAGCATATAAAGAGCGTACGAGAATTTGCTTAATCTAGCACAAACGCTTTCGATATGTGCCTtccaatttaaattataatctatATGAAGCCCTAGAAATTTGGAgacatttatttcttttattttttcattgtcGTATGTAATATTAAGGGGAATggtttctttatttctatttttaaaaatcataacatttgtcttatcaaaatttaaaataaggttatttttatttagccaGTCAACTATAGTTCTAAGTGAATTATTGATTTCAGTTTCAAAATTAAGTGTAGGATTATTAATAAATGTCACTGTACAGTCATCTGCGAAAAGTGTTATTGGGTAATGAATTGATTGTGGAAAGTCATTTATATAGATTATAAATAAGAGAGGGCCAAGAACACTCCCTTGGGGTACACCATACAATATAGAGCGGAGGTCAGATTTATAAACGATTTCAGATTTGCAGGTTtggtcaattttatttattatggtaTATTGAGCTCTGTTGCTTAAGTACGATTTAATCAAATTATTAACGTTACCCCTAATGCCATAATTATATAACTTGTTAATTAATAAGGTATGATCCACATGATCAAAAGCTTTTCTTAGGTCCATAAATAATGCGCATACTGTGTTTTTCCTATCTATATTTGTCATTACcgtatttaaaaatgtatatattgCTATGTTAATGTCACTTTTCTTCCGGAATCCCATTTGTTCATTagctaataaattatttctatcTAAATAATCATATAGTCTCTCATATATCACTTTTTCTATAACTTTAGAAAACACTGAAATTAATGCTACAGGCCTATAATTTTTTAGATCATCTCTTTCTCCTTTCTTAAAGAGTGGTTTAATTATGGTTGTCTTTAGTTGTTCTGGAAACGACCCATTAAGTATACACATGTTAATGATGGAGCTATTACATGTGCCACACATTTCAATATTTTAGTCGATATGTTGTCATGACCGGTGCTTTTCGTATTGTTTAACGAGCTTATGTGACGCATAATTTCTTTAGCAGTAGTGGGTCCGAAAAATATAGAgttgcttttattattttttatattacaagATTTTAAAAGTGCTGTATTAGGTTTAATTTGGTCAACAAAGTAATCATTAAAGCTTTGTGCTATTTTATAGGGATCCATTATGAGATTACCGTTAGCGTTGATTTTTTCGATAGTCGTTTTGGGAGTCATCGGTTGTGATTTTTGTATGACTCGCCAAGAAGCTTTTGTTTTATTACGCGCCATTTTTATTGCGTAGCTATTTTGTGCTTTCTGAGTCAACGCGACTATTTTTTTCAGTCGCTTAGAATAACCCTTAAAAGCATTTTTATTCTCGCCAGATGGAGTTTTTCGGTATTTCCATAATAATTCCCTTTTGCGAATTGAGCACTTTTTGATCCCCTTTGTTATCCAATTTTGCCTTCTCTCTgcatttattttacatctaatgaCTGGGAAACATAAATCATACAAAAGCTTAAaccaattataaaatatattaaaagcaGTATTAGCGTCCTCAGTATCATAACAGTCATTAAAAGTAAGAGCTGCAATGCAATCAGTAAACTTTTTAATGTTCTCTTTACACAAATCGCGTCTTTTTATAAACCAGAAAGGTAgtctaaatttattttttgttgggCATTTTAAAAGTTGAGCTGAGTGGTCAGATAATGCTAGTTCTAATATATCACTTTTTGCACCTTTAATATTGTGTGCGATATTATCTATGCATGTTCCACTGCATTTGCGAGTAGCTTCATTGAATTCTAGTTT
Protein-coding sequences here:
- the LOC123876366 gene encoding uncharacterized protein LOC123876366, coding for MVVKLSHSALCVDVYPALQKCRGRQVDCAAERRQKLSALPALVEDDSETFETETERSYILHTEGLLRRQKSVSPQRREKMRRQLALPSLSEDEEP